Proteins found in one Carboxydothermus pertinax genomic segment:
- a CDS encoding HD domain-containing phosphohydrolase, which yields MKYEVDLTDVVIALSKALEFTKEELGYHHERVAYIAASLGKKLNLPEKDYETLFWASFLHDLGAGAKLVDREIYNLDKYDTNHANLGYELLKDVPFFSEVAQVIKHHHTKFIDFSSDEKYNSLAFLSQIIFAADQIDLMLLPKKSALLQQNEIERYFRKNNKILFNEKIVEAFLSLSRQESFWLDLTEIYVEERLKHLRPKTKILAGERELKLLTVPFARIIDAKSPFTEKHSLKVAALSGQLAEITGHSAQKTLIEIAGLLHDIGKLAVPNKVLEKNGPLNDEEFALIKAHPYFTYYLLKDVDGFEDIARWAGYHHEQPNGQGYPFKLKKDQLCLLSRVIAVADKWVALTEKRPYRDALPVKNALEIIEDMAKKEIVDRDIVKLLKENIDFLEKSKELEISNITEKNNQ from the coding sequence ATGAAATACGAGGTAGACCTTACAGACGTAGTAATTGCCTTATCCAAGGCTCTAGAATTTACCAAAGAAGAGTTGGGATACCACCACGAAAGGGTTGCTTACATCGCTGCATCCCTCGGAAAAAAATTAAATCTACCGGAAAAAGATTATGAAACATTATTTTGGGCCTCATTTCTCCACGACCTGGGAGCCGGTGCCAAATTAGTTGATCGAGAAATTTATAATCTTGATAAATACGATACCAATCATGCAAATTTGGGGTATGAACTTTTAAAAGATGTACCGTTTTTTAGCGAAGTTGCACAAGTTATAAAACACCACCACACCAAATTCATTGATTTTTCTTCCGATGAGAAATACAACTCATTGGCATTTTTAAGCCAAATTATTTTTGCTGCAGACCAGATTGATTTAATGTTATTGCCCAAAAAATCAGCTCTCTTGCAACAAAATGAAATTGAACGCTATTTTAGAAAAAATAATAAAATCCTTTTTAATGAAAAAATTGTTGAAGCCTTTTTATCTCTATCTCGACAGGAAAGTTTTTGGCTCGATCTTACGGAAATTTATGTAGAAGAAAGATTAAAGCATCTACGACCAAAAACTAAAATTTTGGCTGGTGAGCGCGAATTAAAGCTTTTAACTGTACCTTTTGCTCGCATCATCGACGCTAAAAGCCCATTTACCGAAAAACATTCTTTAAAAGTAGCAGCGTTAAGCGGACAGCTGGCGGAAATAACCGGACATTCTGCCCAAAAAACTTTAATTGAAATTGCAGGCCTTCTTCACGATATCGGGAAACTTGCTGTACCAAATAAAGTTTTAGAAAAAAACGGACCTCTTAACGATGAAGAGTTTGCACTGATAAAGGCCCATCCTTACTTCACATATTATTTGTTGAAAGATGTTGACGGCTTTGAAGACATCGCCCGCTGGGCGGGATATCACCATGAGCAGCCAAACGGCCAGGGATACCCTTTTAAGCTTAAAAAAGACCAACTATGCCTGCTCTCCCGCGTTATTGCGGTGGCAGATAAATGGGTAGCTTTAACAGAAAAACGCCCCTACCGGGACGCTCTACCGGTAAAAAATGCCCTCGAAATCATAGAAGATATGGCCAAAAAGGAAATAGTAGACCGGGATATAGTTAAGCTTTTAAAGGAAAATATCGATTTTCTGGAAAAGTCTAAAGAGCTGGAAATAAGTAATATTACCGAGAAAAATAACCAGTAA